The Candidatus Methylarchaceae archaeon HK02M2 genome has a window encoding:
- the uppS gene encoding polyprenyl diphosphate synthase, translating into MIVGLIPDGNRRYAEKYGISRAEVFRKGVETLGMFLDFCFRNDVSHVIVYALSEDNLKRPKKKLEEVFDLYEKEFRKYLDSNSEVHQKQINFQFYSTQREVLPVSLREVMDQLTEATKAYTRHCVVFLMAWSAQHEFLNACLKAFREPESEMKSLLMVDVEPDLIIRTGNLQRLSDFLSIQARYSELYFIEKLFPECIEQDCETAFSWYHAQERKFGR; encoded by the coding sequence ATGATTGTTGGGCTTATACCGGATGGTAACCGTAGATACGCTGAAAAATACGGTATATCCAGGGCTGAGGTATTTAGAAAGGGCGTAGAAACATTAGGGATGTTCTTAGACTTCTGTTTTCGAAATGATGTCTCGCATGTAATTGTTTATGCTTTGAGCGAAGATAATCTCAAAAGACCCAAAAAAAAGCTCGAAGAGGTATTTGATCTTTATGAAAAAGAGTTTCGAAAATACTTGGACTCGAATTCAGAAGTTCATCAAAAACAGATTAATTTTCAGTTTTATTCCACGCAAAGAGAAGTACTCCCAGTTTCTTTGAGGGAGGTAATGGATCAACTCACCGAGGCCACCAAAGCCTATACAAGACACTGTGTAGTGTTTCTAATGGCATGGAGTGCTCAACATGAATTCTTGAATGCTTGTTTGAAAGCATTTAGGGAACCGGAATCAGAGATGAAGTCTCTTTTGATGGTAGATGTCGAACCTGATCTAATAATAAGAACAGGCAATCTTCAAAGATTGTCCGATTTCTTAAGTATTCAAGCACGATATTCTGAGCTTTACTTTATCGAAAAACTATTTCCTGAATGCATAGAACAAGATTGTGAGACTGCCTTCAGTTGGTACCATGCGCAAGAAAGGAAATTTGGGCGTTGA